In Salvelinus namaycush isolate Seneca chromosome 36, SaNama_1.0, whole genome shotgun sequence, one DNA window encodes the following:
- the rpl34 gene encoding 60S ribosomal protein L34, with protein MVQRLTYRRRLSYNTASNKTRLSRTPGNRIVYLYTKKVGKAPKSACGICPGRLRGIRAVRPQVLMRLSKTKKHVSRAYGGAMCAKCVRDRIKRAFLIEEQKIVVKVLKAQAQSQKSK; from the exons ATGGTCCAGCGCTTGACTTACCGTCGTAGGTTGTCCTACAACACTGCCTCCAACAAAACTAGGCT GTCCCGGACTCCTGGTAACCGCATTGTGTACCTGTACACCAAGAAGGTGGGCAAGGCCCCCAAGTCCGCATGCGGAATCTGCCCTGGTAGACTGCGCGGA ATCCGGGCGGTGAGACCCCAGGTCCTGATGAGGCTCTCAAAAACCAAGAAGCACGTCAGCAGAGCCTACGGTGGAGCCATGTGTGCCAAGTGTGTGCGCGACCG GATCAAGCGAGCTTTCCTGATTGAGGAACAGAAGATCGTTGTCAAGGTTCTTAAGGCACAGGCACAGAGTCAGAAATCTAAGTGA